In the genome of Flavobacteriales bacterium, one region contains:
- a CDS encoding DUF2723 domain-containing protein: MSYARLNNIIGWVVFAIASTVFISTIEPTASFWDCGEYIATSYKLEVGHPPGAPLFMMLGRLFSLLASDTAHVAAMINTMSALCSGLTILFLFWSITMLGRKIIERKGEELTNGNTWAIMGAGIVGALAYTFTDSFWFSAVEGEVYAMSSFFTALVFWAILKWERVADESQADRWIVLIFYLMGLSIGVHLLNLLALPAMTFVYYFKKYEPSRKGLIYTSLISIVLLGGIQNVMIPGIVKLASKFELFFVNTINLPFNSGIIIYGLALTAGIFFGIRYTIREKKPLWNTVLLSFMSVLIGYSSFIMIVVRSNANPPMDENNPENMISLLAYLNREQYGDWPLAYGPYYDAKVTSYDDGNPVYVQDKETGKYVVSDDRKGTIPVYDPERCTVFPRMHSVQPSHIRAYKKWGGITGDRKPNFGDNLTFFVKYQIGHMYLRYFLWNFAGRQNDVQGHGGITNGNWISGIKPLDAMFLGNQSELPDLALHDKSRNTFYLLPLILGIIGLIFHFKQHKEDALTVTLLFLFTGFAIIIYLNQTPFQPRERDYAYAASFYAFAIWIGLGVMAIHDKLKNLMSPSVAAVLTTTVCTLAVPVVMGKEGYDDHDRSGTYTARDFAANYLNSCAKNAILFTNGDNDTFPLWYAQEVEGIRTDVRVVNLSLLNTDWYIDQMRRKAYDSDPVPFSLKPKEYIQGTRDYVPFYDQKLPGFVEARKLMDFVKSDNPQTKLGAQGGKMLDYLPTNRVLIPVDKQKVISNGTVPPELADQVVNGIEWTINEPGGKPKRYLLKNHLMVLDLLAHNNWERPVYFAVTVGNDNYLGLEDYFQLEGLAYHLVPIKNNQRGPQVGRVEANIMYDNMMNKFAWGGMDSGKDIYLNDQNRRMVMNFRNNFARLAIALIQQGKNDEAEKALDHAVEVMPNSLAPYNYFITPIAEAYYQLGKADKANAILNVLLDNTLDEMDYFASLKRDDIQSVSNDISTDINVLRGIDYQAQTYKQDSLSARVRQAVARYEQAFNGKQPVPDNAAYDDQEE; this comes from the coding sequence ATGTCATACGCAAGGTTAAACAACATCATCGGTTGGGTGGTATTCGCCATCGCCAGTACCGTTTTCATATCCACCATTGAGCCCACAGCCAGCTTTTGGGACTGCGGTGAATACATTGCAACCTCCTACAAACTGGAAGTAGGTCACCCTCCGGGCGCACCGCTTTTCATGATGCTGGGCCGGTTGTTTTCGCTGCTTGCATCCGACACTGCACATGTAGCCGCGATGATCAATACCATGTCGGCATTGTGTTCCGGGTTAACCATCCTTTTCCTGTTCTGGTCCATCACCATGCTCGGCCGAAAGATCATTGAACGCAAGGGTGAGGAACTTACAAACGGTAACACCTGGGCCATCATGGGCGCCGGTATCGTGGGTGCGCTTGCTTACACATTCACCGATTCCTTCTGGTTTTCCGCCGTGGAAGGTGAGGTATATGCCATGTCATCCTTCTTCACAGCTTTGGTATTTTGGGCCATCCTTAAATGGGAGCGTGTGGCAGACGAAAGTCAGGCCGATCGCTGGATCGTGCTGATTTTTTACCTGATGGGTTTGTCAATCGGTGTTCACCTCCTGAACCTGCTCGCACTCCCAGCGATGACATTCGTGTATTATTTCAAAAAATACGAACCCTCCAGGAAAGGCCTCATTTACACCTCCCTCATCTCAATCGTTCTGCTGGGAGGTATTCAGAACGTCATGATTCCAGGCATCGTCAAACTGGCTTCCAAGTTTGAACTGTTCTTTGTAAACACCATCAATCTTCCGTTCAACAGCGGGATTATCATTTACGGATTGGCACTTACCGCCGGTATCTTCTTTGGCATCCGTTACACCATCCGCGAAAAGAAACCCTTGTGGAACACGGTGCTCCTGAGTTTCATGTCGGTCCTGATCGGGTATTCCTCTTTTATCATGATCGTGGTGCGCTCCAATGCCAATCCACCCATGGATGAGAACAACCCGGAAAACATGATCAGCCTGCTGGCCTATCTGAACCGTGAACAATACGGCGACTGGCCACTGGCTTATGGTCCTTACTACGATGCCAAAGTAACTTCTTACGATGACGGCAACCCGGTGTATGTGCAAGACAAAGAAACCGGCAAGTATGTAGTTTCCGACGACCGGAAAGGCACCATTCCCGTTTACGACCCGGAAAGATGTACGGTATTCCCACGCATGCACAGTGTACAGCCCAGCCACATCAGGGCCTACAAGAAGTGGGGAGGCATTACAGGCGACAGAAAACCGAATTTCGGTGACAACCTGACTTTTTTCGTCAAGTACCAGATCGGACACATGTACCTTCGGTATTTCCTGTGGAATTTCGCGGGTCGCCAGAACGATGTACAGGGACATGGAGGGATTACAAACGGAAACTGGATCTCCGGAATCAAACCACTGGACGCGATGTTCCTCGGGAACCAATCGGAACTGCCTGACCTGGCCCTGCACGACAAATCCCGAAATACGTTTTACCTGTTGCCCCTGATCCTCGGCATCATAGGCCTGATCTTCCACTTTAAACAGCACAAGGAAGACGCCCTGACCGTTACCCTGCTTTTTCTCTTCACAGGGTTTGCCATCATCATTTACCTCAACCAAACGCCATTCCAGCCACGTGAACGCGACTATGCCTATGCCGCTTCCTTCTACGCTTTTGCCATATGGATAGGCCTGGGCGTGATGGCCATTCACGACAAGCTTAAGAATTTGATGTCTCCCAGTGTGGCCGCCGTGCTCACCACCACGGTATGCACACTTGCTGTTCCTGTGGTCATGGGTAAAGAAGGCTACGATGACCACGATCGTTCCGGCACATATACGGCAAGAGATTTTGCCGCCAACTACCTGAATTCATGTGCCAAGAACGCCATCCTGTTCACCAACGGCGACAACGACACCTTCCCCCTGTGGTATGCCCAGGAGGTGGAAGGCATCCGCACAGACGTTCGGGTGGTTAACCTAAGCCTGCTGAATACCGACTGGTACATTGATCAGATGAGGCGGAAAGCTTACGATTCCGACCCCGTTCCATTTTCCCTGAAACCCAAGGAATACATCCAGGGCACCCGTGATTATGTGCCATTCTACGACCAGAAACTTCCGGGCTTTGTGGAAGCCAGGAAGCTGATGGATTTCGTAAAGAGCGACAACCCGCAAACCAAACTGGGCGCACAAGGTGGTAAAATGCTCGACTACCTGCCTACCAATAGGGTGCTGATTCCGGTTGACAAGCAAAAAGTAATTAGCAATGGAACTGTTCCACCGGAACTCGCAGATCAGGTGGTGAACGGCATCGAGTGGACCATCAACGAACCCGGTGGCAAACCCAAACGGTACCTGCTGAAAAATCACCTGATGGTGCTTGACCTGCTCGCACACAACAACTGGGAACGTCCGGTTTATTTTGCGGTGACCGTGGGGAATGACAACTATCTCGGGCTTGAAGACTACTTCCAGTTGGAAGGCCTGGCCTACCACCTCGTACCCATCAAAAACAACCAACGTGGACCTCAGGTTGGACGCGTTGAAGCAAACATCATGTATGATAACATGATGAACAAATTTGCCTGGGGTGGCATGGATTCAGGTAAAGACATCTACCTGAACGACCAGAACCGCCGCATGGTGATGAATTTCCGGAACAACTTCGCACGCCTTGCCATTGCGCTGATTCAGCAAGGAAAGAACGACGAAGCTGAAAAGGCCCTGGACCATGCCGTGGAAGTAATGCCTAACAGCCTGGCTCCTTATAACTACTTCATTACACCGATAGCAGAAGCATACTACCAGCTGGGTAAAGCGGATAAGGCCAATGCCATCCTCAATGTATTGCTGGATAACACCCTGGACGAGATGGATTATTTCGCATCCCTGAAACGCGACGACATCCAGTCGGTCAGCAACGACATCAGCACAGATATCAACGTATTGAGGGGCATTGATTACCAGGCACAAACCTACAAGCAGGACAGCCTTTCAGCCAGGGTACGGCAAGCCGTGGCACGATACGAGCAGGCTTTCAACGGAAAACAACCCGTTCCCGATAACGCGGCCTACGACGACCAGGAAGAATAA
- a CDS encoding polysaccharide deacetylase family protein, with the protein MFYVVKTPAFIRQAFPDAWWRLEYPADHVYLTFDDGPTQEVTPWVLDALDAADAKATFFLQGSQVEKHPGIALEILNRGHAVGHHGYAHLNAWKTKTDVFLTDIGKGASLTPSPLFRPPYGKLTPDLYRSLKHQYQVVLWDVMPGDFDKGKSAVKCLKDALRHTQSGSIVVLHDNAKSFPKLKEMLPDYLAGLKEKGFRLAALPQPA; encoded by the coding sequence TTGTTCTACGTTGTAAAGACCCCCGCATTCATCCGGCAGGCATTTCCGGATGCCTGGTGGCGCCTGGAATACCCTGCGGATCATGTATACCTGACCTTTGACGATGGTCCTACCCAGGAAGTAACCCCATGGGTTCTGGATGCCCTTGATGCGGCGGATGCCAAAGCAACCTTCTTCCTTCAGGGATCCCAGGTAGAAAAACACCCTGGCATAGCCCTGGAAATCCTGAACCGCGGCCATGCCGTCGGGCATCATGGCTATGCCCACCTCAATGCCTGGAAAACCAAAACGGATGTATTTCTGACAGATATCGGGAAAGGTGCTTCACTCACCCCCAGTCCACTATTCCGCCCACCCTACGGAAAACTCACGCCCGACTTGTACAGATCACTGAAACATCAATACCAGGTGGTACTGTGGGATGTGATGCCCGGAGATTTCGACAAGGGGAAGTCAGCGGTTAAATGCCTGAAAGATGCACTGCGACACACTCAAAGCGGTTCCATCGTAGTGTTGCACGACAACGCTAAATCATTCCCCAAGTTGAAGGAAATGCTTCCGGATTACCTGGCTGGTTTAAAGGAAAAAGGTTTCCGATTAGCGGCACTGCCACAACCGGCTTAG